Proteins encoded by one window of Acidobacteriota bacterium:
- a CDS encoding GHKL domain-containing protein, which produces MDTQTFNIISSRNRLYVWIVIAVVIILITVLHFLTPTDQIVWHEIYQRIYYVPIIAAALIFGLRGGLAASLFTTIIYSPHIYLHWQHGHFDYSINQYAEIVIFNLVGGIMGALGDRLRKSRERAERNAEEKRKAYDELQTTFQQLLQAEKLASLGELSAGIVHEVRNPLASIKGAIEILEDELMVDSPRREFVGLAKGEIDRLDRLVGEFLRFARPNAPSKTPTDLNEIVDSITGLIGNQAASQSVAVIRDLQNNIPLILVDAEQIKQVVLNLAINALQAMSQSNGAEQTITFRTFQEDNNFVVEVTDSGSGIDPSNLSKIFDPFYTTKDKGVGLGLSIAHKIATQHGGHLTAKCTTHLTTFSLTIPLDPAAST; this is translated from the coding sequence ATGGATACGCAGACCTTCAATATCATCTCCTCTCGAAACCGCCTGTATGTATGGATCGTCATTGCAGTGGTGATTATCCTAATTACGGTCCTTCACTTTCTCACGCCTACCGATCAGATCGTTTGGCACGAGATATATCAGCGGATCTACTACGTACCGATCATAGCTGCCGCTTTGATATTTGGTCTTAGAGGCGGGCTCGCGGCATCTCTTTTTACAACCATCATTTACTCCCCGCATATTTATTTACACTGGCAGCATGGGCACTTCGATTATTCTATAAATCAATATGCCGAGATAGTTATCTTCAATCTCGTTGGCGGAATAATGGGAGCTCTGGGCGACCGACTCCGAAAATCCAGGGAACGGGCTGAAAGAAATGCGGAGGAAAAGAGAAAAGCCTACGACGAGCTGCAAACAACCTTTCAACAGCTGCTCCAAGCAGAGAAACTGGCGTCGCTTGGAGAACTTTCGGCCGGCATCGTTCATGAGGTCCGAAACCCGCTCGCGTCGATAAAAGGAGCCATCGAAATATTAGAGGACGAGCTAATGGTTGACAGTCCTCGGCGTGAGTTCGTTGGTCTTGCAAAAGGTGAAATAGATAGGTTAGATCGGCTGGTAGGTGAGTTTTTACGATTCGCACGACCCAACGCACCGTCTAAAACGCCAACTGATCTTAACGAAATCGTGGACTCAATCACAGGTTTGATCGGGAACCAGGCTGCGTCACAGTCAGTTGCAGTCATTAGAGATTTGCAGAATAATATTCCGCTGATTCTTGTCGATGCGGAGCAGATAAAGCAGGTTGTACTAAATCTTGCGATCAACGCTCTGCAAGCCATGTCCCAGTCAAACGGAGCAGAACAGACCATTACGTTTAGAACTTTTCAGGAAGACAATAATTTTGTTGTCGAGGTCACCGATTCGGGTTCCGGCATTGACCCATCAAATCTCTCAAAGATCTTCGACCCGTTCTACACGACAAAGGATAAAGGGGTAGGACTCGGCCTTTCAATTGCCCATAAAATCGCTACTCAACATGGCGGGCACTTAACGGCAAAATGTACTACTCATCTAACCACTTTTTCACTGACTATTCCTCTTGACCCAGCGGCAAGCACTTGA